The window acaaactttcaacttttccgtcacatcgttccaatttcaaccaaattttcaattttggtgtgaactaaacacagcctgaatGGGCAACTGGACTGTGCATCATGAGTTCATGACATGATCTTGCCATTTACTAGCGGTAGCCACAAttgaaattctgaaaaaaaaaatgcagacaAAGTTGAGCAAACGCCCAACCATGTTGTAGCTTCCCATCTGATTCATGGCCACATAATTTCCGCTACTTCTATAGTTCTATGTAAATAAGCGAAGGAAatgattttttcttttgtctttgGTCCTCTTAGGCTCATAGTCCATAGACAAGCTCATTGGATGAGGCTAATTCTGGGATTGCCATCGAGATCAAATTCCCTGTAGGCGACGTCGTTTTATAAGTGAATATCTAAGGATGTTGAACTATGTGGCATATTATCGGCATCATGTGAGGAATATGCCATAGGTAAAATTAGTAGGGAACTATCGTAAGGCGAAAATGAAAGCGGTGCAATCCAGTCGTGAACCAGGGAAACATCAGTACATACATCATCTAATGCTGCCTGCCGTAGTGGCATCTATAAGCATCATATTCCATTATTCCTTTTGAAGCATCTCATCCTCCGTTGGAAATCTCCCTCGGCCTTTTTCACCCTCCTTTCTATCCTCAGCATTTTTAGGAATTGTGGGCCGACTTGAGTTATTGATTATCAGCAGAATAAGTTCATCAAAagtcccttaactttacaccgaatccgattttcaaCCTTAAACCCCAAAATCAGATACAGCCGGTCCCTACcctgtcaaaaccggtgcaaccAATGTCCCTCGGCGTTTtggaaggcggttttggctgacgtggcgacTACGTGACAATTATAtcttggaaaagtaataaaaaaggtggacccacatgtcagctacacccaaaaagaaataaaaaaggtggggctcaagtgggtcccacatgtcattcacacccccctcttcttcctcttttctcCCCAGCTCCTCTCTCTTCATccccctcccttctcctctctcttctcgaTGGTGAGGACGCCCGGTGGAAGTGGTGAAGGGGTGGAGGAGCGAAGCGGCGAGGTTGAGCTGGTAGCACGGCGAGCAACGAGGCAATGTAGAGGGAGCGGCGAGACCGGCCACCGCCGACAAGAGCggcgagctggaggaggaagccgGGGCAATAAGAGGGggtcggcgacgacggtgagTGGAGCAGATCGACGCGGGCAGCGGCGGGTCCCCCCCAAAGCAGCGTCGGCAACCGAGATCCAACAGTGGCGGCAGGGAGAAGGGCGGTGGCTGGCGGGGGGAAGGGGTGGCGTGCAGCGGtggccgccggaggaggaggccgtccaCCGCGCGCTGCTCCCTCCCCCGCTGTGGGTGATGGACCGGTCGCGCGTGTGGTGGGACCTGTGCAGCAGCGTCGACTACTCAGAGCGACTTCCGccgcgccgagctcgccgccgttgtcgccaaGGAGGACACCGCCCTCCGTGCTGCCATCCCCGTCCGCCAGCGCATCACCGTATGCGTCTGGCGCCTCGCCATGGGAGAGCCACTCAGCAATAGGACGCAGTGCTCCCCGTATCTCCTCCTACGGCGGCTGATGGAGAGAaggggcggcgtgcggcggtggccactggaggaggaggagatgcggCCATGCGGGGAGGTGTGGCGGTGGCAGTCGGCGCGGGAATGGGGACAAGAGGGATGGCAAAAATGAGGAGGGGATCCCGCCGGCCATCACCACCGTTGGCGGTAGTGAGCTTCCCGCCCCTCAGCCACGCCTCACCCACGGCCCGCAGCCACGCAGCTCTGCCGATGGCAGTGACGAGGAGAGGGATGAAGAGTGGTGAGctagggagagaggaggaagaagggggtgtgaatgacatgtgggacccacgtgggcccacctttttaatttttttaggtgcagctaacatgtgggaccaccgtttttattattttttggggatagaattgccacgtaaacaccacatcaatgccacgtgggacgaggaccgagtcaaactagccacgtaggcaccacgtaAGCTAAAACCGCCTTTCAAACCGCCCAGGGACTTCATTTGCACTAGTTTTGACAGTTTAGGGActggttgtatctggttttaggGTTCAAGGACAaaaatcggattcggtgtaaagttaagggacctcagacgAACTTATTCCATTATCAGTACACCCCAACATCACCGGTAGTTTATATGGGCCGGATCTACCTCACATTTAAACAACAAAGAAGTCTATTATGTGTCTCACAACTATAGCCCCACTCTGATTTTCTTCCTCAATCGTAAAATGACATATAAATGTTCCTTCAACTATAAAGATCAGATCAATTTACCTCATCGGTGGCAGAGTTCAAGAGGCGATTCGATAGTCACAAATCCGCTTCAAAAATCGGAAACTGCGCCAACGGGCAGACAACGTTTGGGAAGTGGATTCGGATCCGATAACAAAATATTTCAGCACGCGCTGGATCAAACGgccaaaaaaatcaaatgttttCAGTCCCCGAAAGCTAACTAGCAAAACCCAAATTCTAATTGGAACTTTCGTGCTGTCCCGACCTGGCACGTTAGTTTGTGTTTCTTAAATCACAACTATCTCTATCCCTAAATGTATGAGCCTACTATGGGATATTCTAGTAAGGTGTTATATTCTATattagattgctatattttgaaatagagcCGTACTATGTTGCTATATTATGAGTCGTATATCATACCATTTGCCATGAATCTGCTTATGTAAATGTAATCGCGTATCTACTAAATTCAGTTATTTAACTTGTAcagaaaaagagaaacaaatCCAATACTTTCTCTTGTACATAATCGTGAACCCCTCGTTTTACAATGGAAAAATAATTGAATCTTACCGCAGCGATTTGTTTCATTCCATGTACTGTACTCCTTAACAACCAAGAAGAAGCGGAGGCACACAGCAAATATACAGAAGCACAGGAGATCGATCAAGATCAATGCCTCTGCATCTGgtcctgctgctgttgctgctgctgcaagctGACGAGCTTGTGGTAGGCGCCGTTCCTGTTCTCGATGAGCTGGTGGTGAGCACCCTGCTCGATGATCTTGCCGTCCTGCAGCACCGAGATGACGTCGGCGTTCTTGATCGTCGACAGCCGGTGCGCCACCATCACGGTGGTCCGGTTCCTCATCACCCGGTCCAGCGCCTGCTGCACGACGCGCTCCGACTCCACGTCCAGCGCGCTCGTCGCCTCGTCCAGGAGCAGGATGGCCGGGTCCTTCACGATGGCGCGCGCGATGGCgatccgctgccgctgcccgccgGAGAGCTGCACGCCGCGCTCCCCGACTCTCGTCCGGTAGCCCTCCGGCAGCGCGCTGATGAAGGAGTGCGCGTTCGCCAGCTTCGCCGCGTcgaccacctccgcctccgtcgcGCCGTCTTTCCCGTAGAGGATGTTGTCGTAGATGGTCGTCGCGAACAGCGCCGGCTCTTGCTGCACCAGGCCGATGTGCTTCCTCAGCGACTTGAGCTTCACCTTCCTGATGTCCTTCCCTGCAAAGAATCGCATCAAAGCCATACGAGTTCAGAATTCGGATTCCGTTCGGGAGATATGCAGAGCAATTCATTTTGGAAGCTGTGAGATCGATACGTACCGTCGATCAAGACTTTCCCGGCGATGGGGTCGTAGAAGCGGAGGATGAGCGAGAGCACGGTGCTCTTGCCGGAGCCGCTCATGCCGACGAGCGCCATGCTCTTGCCGGCCTTCAtgaggaggtcgaggcccttgaACACCACCACCTCGGGCCGCGCCGGGTACCGGAACTCGACGCCCCTCAGCTCGATCACGCCCTCGACTCTCTTGACGTCGTTGCCGGCGTCGATCAGGACGTCGGTCTTCCTGTCCAGGATCTCGAACACCGACGACACCATCTGGTTCCCCTTGATGATGTCCGGCGCCATCGCCAGCGTCTCCCCCATGGCCAGCGCCGTCACGATCAGCACCATGAATGACTTCATCACCGACTTGAAGCTGGCCATCTCCTTGCTCATCAGCTCCGAACCATACCTGAATCCCGATCAAAGCTTTCAAATCTTACTACTGATACAAATTTGGACTGAATTATTCACCGCGTTCCAAACTTCGTGTAGCACTAACCATAAAGCCAACGCgtaggaagagaagaggaagaactgGGAAACTCCGTAGAAGAGCCCGGCGCCCTGGCCTCGCCGGAATGACTGCTTCGCTGGCTCCTTCAGCTCGTCGGCGTAGAGCTTTATCACCTTCTCCTCAGCGCAGAAGGCCGCCACCGTTCGGATGTTGCTCACTGCCTCCGCGGCCAGCATGTTGGCTTTCAGATACGACTTGCCAAGGTTGCCCCCGTAGCCTTTCATGAACATTTTCTGTCGCATCACAACACACAGATTGTGAATTTGATCGAGAATCAGCCAGGATCATCTGACGAGATTCTGTGCTTACCTCGCTGATGTGGCCGCTGACCATGAGGGGGTATGTGGCGAGAACGACGAGAGTGATCCGCCAGTTGATGATGAAGGCGATGATGAGCGACGTCACGATCATGCCGATGTTCTGCAGCAGGATGGTGGAGCGGTCGACGACGATGGTGCGCACGAGCGTGGCGTCCGTCTCGAGCCGCGACGACAGCATCGAGCTCGTGTGGCTGGTGTCGTCGAACCACCCGATCTCGTTCCGGAGGATGGCCGCGAACATCCTCTCCCGGACGCGCAGCGTGAGCCGCTCCCCCATGATGCCGAAGCTGAGGTGCTCGATCGCGTGGAACACCACGGTGAGCACGGCCCCGCAGCAGAAGAGCACCGCGATCTTGCGCACCTCCCGCTTCGTGGTCTCCCACCCCATGTAGTAGGACACGAGCGCCTGTGTGACGCCGAGCGCGAACAGCGGCATCTGCGAGCCGGCGACGAAGGCGCTGACGGTGCCCGACACGCCGAAGAACCAGTCCGGCCGTATCATGGAGTAGAGCTTCTTCATCGACACCGGCTTGCTCTTGTGCCCTCCTTCGTCGTGCGCCTCCACGGTGCCGTACCGGCTAACCGAGTCCTTCTCTGAGCGGAAGCTCCCACCCATGCTCGTCCTCGATAGCTCCCTCGAATACTTGGAGCTAGCAGCACGCAAAAGCCATGGTCGTTAGCTCGCGGTGGCCGGTCGGAACTTGACACGACGTCgtcacgttcacgttcacgtacACATACCTTAGTGGTCGGCTGAGGCTGGCGCTGTCGGAGAAAGATTGCTTGTTCTGGAGCTGAGCTGCTTCCTGCAGCTGGATCAGCGAGGCGTAGGCGCTGCGAGGGTTCGCCATCAGCTGCTCGTGCGTGCCGGTCTCGACGATCCTGCCGCTGTCCACGACGGCGATCGTGTCGGCGTTCCGGATGGTGGACAGCCGGTGCGCGATCACCACGGTGGTGCGGCCGACCATGACGCGGTCCAGCGCCTCCTGCACGCTCTTCTCGGACTCGGCGTCGAGCGCGCTCGTCGCCTCGTCGAGGAGCAGTATCGACGGGTTCTTCAGTATCGCCCTCGAGATCGCGATCCGCTGCTTCTGTCCGCCGGAGAGCTGTATCCCGCGCTCGCCGACCTGCGTCTCGTACCGGTCGGGGAGGTGGTTGATGAAGGTGATCGCCTCCGACAGCTTCGCCGCGTGGTTGATCTCATCCATGCTGGCGTCCCCCTTGCCGTAGAGTATGTTCTCCCGGATGCTCGTGGCGAACAGCGCGGGTTCCTGGTTGACGAGGCCAATCTGCTGGCGCAGCCACTTCACGTCGAGGTCCTTGATGTCGTGGCCGTCGAGCAGTACCGCGCCCGTGAGAGGCTCGTAGAACCGCTCGATGAGCGAGACCACGGTGCTCTTGCCGGAGCCACTCCCGCCGACGAGCGCGACGATCTTGCCCGCCGGGAAGTCCAGGCTGAACCTGTCGAGGATGACGACGTCCGGCCGTGACGGGTACGCGAACCGCACGTCGCGGAACTGGATGTGGCCGTCGACCGACGGCAGCGTGCGGCCGGCCTTGGAGCTCGCCTTGTTGACGGTGTTCCTCTCGATCATCTGGAAGATCGGGTACGCCGCTGTCCTCGCCCG of the Oryza sativa Japonica Group chromosome 2, ASM3414082v1 genome contains:
- the LOC4330390 gene encoding ABC transporter B family member 2 encodes the protein MSSPVHGVQEHRQSGGGEKKAEQGEKEAAAKVEKVPFLKLFSFADRWDYVLMAVGSLGACAHGASVPVFFIFFGKLINIIGLAYLFPTTVSGRVAKYSLDFVYLGIVILFSSWTEVACWMHTGERQAAKMRQAYLRSMLDQDIAVFDTEASTGEVINAITSDILVVQDAISEKVGNFMHYISRFLAGFAIGFSQVWQISLVTLAIVPLIAIAGGIYAYVTIGLMARVRKSYVKAGEIAEEVIGNVRTVQAFVGEEKAVRTYREALLRTYKYGKRGGLAKGLGLGSMHSVLFLSWALLIWFTSVVVHKNISNGGESFTTMLNVVIAGLSLGQAAPNISTFLRARTAAYPIFQMIERNTVNKASSKAGRTLPSVDGHIQFRDVRFAYPSRPDVVILDRFSLDFPAGKIVALVGGSGSGKSTVVSLIERFYEPLTGAVLLDGHDIKDLDVKWLRQQIGLVNQEPALFATSIRENILYGKGDASMDEINHAAKLSEAITFINHLPDRYETQVGERGIQLSGGQKQRIAISRAILKNPSILLLDEATSALDAESEKSVQEALDRVMVGRTTVVIAHRLSTIRNADTIAVVDSGRIVETGTHEQLMANPRSAYASLIQLQEAAQLQNKQSFSDSASLSRPLSSKYSRELSRTSMGGSFRSEKDSVSRYGTVEAHDEGGHKSKPVSMKKLYSMIRPDWFFGVSGTVSAFVAGSQMPLFALGVTQALVSYYMGWETTKREVRKIAVLFCCGAVLTVVFHAIEHLSFGIMGERLTLRVRERMFAAILRNEIGWFDDTSHTSSMLSSRLETDATLVRTIVVDRSTILLQNIGMIVTSLIIAFIINWRITLVVLATYPLMVSGHISEKMFMKGYGGNLGKSYLKANMLAAEAVSNIRTVAAFCAEEKVIKLYADELKEPAKQSFRRGQGAGLFYGVSQFFLFSSYALALWYGSELMSKEMASFKSVMKSFMVLIVTALAMGETLAMAPDIIKGNQMVSSVFEILDRKTDVLIDAGNDVKRVEGVIELRGVEFRYPARPEVVVFKGLDLLMKAGKSMALVGMSGSGKSTVLSLILRFYDPIAGKVLIDGKDIRKVKLKSLRKHIGLVQQEPALFATTIYDNILYGKDGATEAEVVDAAKLANAHSFISALPEGYRTRVGERGVQLSGGQRQRIAIARAIVKDPAILLLDEATSALDVESERVVQQALDRVMRNRTTVMVAHRLSTIKNADVISVLQDGKIIEQGAHHQLIENRNGAYHKLVSLQQQQQQQDQMQRH